One part of the Ziziphus jujuba cultivar Dongzao chromosome 2, ASM3175591v1 genome encodes these proteins:
- the LOC107418896 gene encoding protein ACCELERATED CELL DEATH 6-like produces MDAKLYSDVINGKQGADLSHHKERSNGQKNTILHLAAKSGKGVQLAEDVLSFHPSLLYEQNIQGNTPLHIAAKLGDLEMAKCLVDWEKKSNDVEQDRKLLTMVNLENDTALHEAVRYNHFPIVKFLVEEKQDLVSLVNGTGESPLFMAVDRCLHDAAFHILCNIPSTNSSNIAAAYAGRNGMNVLHAAVIRAKKCYRISTFEEGLLNLVKNLFCCRICCRALEDKKNAIGNISGHFSLVLTVKQRVIYRLRCHGLYPHLSRSEKDFFDEVLNKQESILTLLLEKDDFGWTPLHCASYIGSMELVERFVDKSNNLAYIKNKEGMSALHLSAKKGHVDVIGTLMRKCPEICELLDDNNRTALHVAVESKKKNVVKFFLESLPFQDLVNNKDKDGNTALHLASIEIDIEILEVLSDDSKIDKGAINNEGKTFLDIVLSDNQITAYGLLEIVMKLKTVNVLPSLEQKFTRETNKAAERSLEIKTDAQQAVDKERKQQQDTSIAKEKQQLDLEEKKAVGMDFDNINLVIITIISAVTFAAAFTIPGGLDNRKGTAVSKGRGDFKFFLLFDSLAFVFSSVSMIIHFSIRILGRLIPSRTYKYFWLPLLTIFSVITMVLAFEQGIEIVYHEKSDIFNASRYTVSYIFIGILSIFIGTSAIFPIVVELPASEARDLGLWSM; encoded by the exons ATGGATGCTAAGTTATACAGTGATGTAATCAATGGAAAGCAGGGTGCAGATTTATCTCATCATAAAGAGAGATCCAACGGCCAGAAGAACACGATTCTTCATCTAGCAGCTAAATCTGGGAAGGGCGTGCAGCTTGCAGAAGATGTGCTGAGTTTCCATCCGTCGCTTCTGTATGAGCAAAACATCCAAGGAAACACTCCGCTTCATATTGCAGCAAAATTAGGGGATCTAGAAATGGCGAAGTGTTTAGTGGATTGGGAAAAAAAGAGTAATGATGTTGAACAAGATAGGAAGCTGCTAACCATGGTGAATCTGGAGAATGATACGGCGCTTCATGAGGCTGTTCGATATAATCACTTTCCGATTGTCAAGTTCTTGGTTGAAGAAAAACAAGATTTGGTTTCTCTTGTAAACGGCACCGGAGAATCTCCTCTTTTCATGGCGGTCGATAGATGCCTTCATGATGCTGCCTTCCATATCCTATGCAATATTCCTTCAACAAACAGCTCTAATATTGCTGCTGCTTATGCAGGAAGAAACGGCATGAATGTCTTGCACGCAGCCGTCATTCGAGCCAAAAAAT GTTATCGGATTTCTACTTTTGAAGAGGGTCTTTTAAATCTTGTGAAGAATCTCTTTTGTTGCCGTATATGCTGTCGTGCACTCGAggataaaaaaaatg CCATAGGGAATATTAGTGGACACTTCTCTCTAGTTTTAACCGTCAAACAAAGAGTTATATACCGACTCAGGTGTCATGGATTATACCCTCACCTCTCGAGAAGCGAAAAAG ACTTTTTCGATGAGGTGCTAAATAAGCAAGAGTCTATTCTAACACTACTACTAGaaaaagatgattttgggtGGACTCCTCTTCACTGTGCATCATATATAGGCAGCATGGAACTTGTTGAACGATTTGTGGATAAAAGTAACAATTTAGCTTATATAAAGAACAAGGAAGGTATGTCTGCCCTTCACTTATCAGCAAAGAAAGGACATGTCGATGTAATTGGAACACTGATGAGAAAATGTCCAGAAATTTGTGAGTTGTTGGATGACAACAATCGAACAGCTCTTCATGTTGCTGtggaaagtaaaaagaaaaatgtggtaaAATTTTTCCTAGAATCATTGCCATTTCAGGATCTTGTTAACAACAAAGATAAGGATGGAAACACAGCATTGCATCTCGCCTCAATTGAAATTGATATCGAAATTTTGGAAGTGCTGTCAGATGACTCAAAAATTGACAAAGGGGCTATAAACAATGAGGGAAAAACATTTTTGGACATTGTGCTATCAGACAATCAAATTACGGCTTATGGACTT TTAGAAATCGTGATGAAGTTGAAGACAGTTAATGTTTTACCAAGTTTGGAACAAAAGTTCACAAGAGAAACTAACAAAGCTGCTGAGAGAAGTCTTGAAATAAAAACAGATGCACAACAAGCTgtagacaaagaaagaaaacagcAGCAAGATACTAGTATTGCTAAAGAAAAGCAGCAGCTTGATctagaagaaaagaaagcagTTGGGATggattttgacaacataaactTAGTGATAATCACAATCATTTCTGCTGTAACATTTGCAGCTGCATTCACGATACCTGGTGGTCTAGACAATAGAAAAGGCACAGCAGTTTCAAAGGGAAGAGgagatttcaaattttttctattatttgatTCCTTGGCATTTGTTTTTTCGTCTGTCTCGATGATTATCCACTTTTCTATCCGAATACTTGGACGATTAATCCCTAGTCGTacatacaaatatttttggCTACCGCTCCTCACAATATTTTCAGTTATCACAATGGTTCTTGCTTTTGAGCAAGGCATTGAAATAGTCTACCATGAAAAATCAGACATCTTTAATGCCTCCCGATATACTGTTTCATACATCTTCATTGGCATCCTTTCAATTTTCATAGGTACATCAGCTATTTTTCCAATAGTTGTAGAGCTCCCTGCAAGCGAGGCACGAGATCTCGGACTCTGGAGTatgtaa